One Drosophila kikkawai strain 14028-0561.14 chromosome 3L, DkikHiC1v2, whole genome shotgun sequence genomic window carries:
- the smid gene encoding nuclear valosin-containing protein-like isoform X3, whose product MTKELMNTYPDYRRRKFGPFKQLVHQAFSIISESYCLDKVESSDEGTSSQDSEVQPTTNNSVMSNMMNSLYSQDRKPAFKTFSEPIDISSGDEDLRNIESKNLNGDSFAKTVDEVTGPNVPPVLTASASGAAAVAAPTQGNALKRLMSDQPEMPVVAKKAAKPNVIQGSVGNDATVPKPVNKALKSVYSDSAVNSGKSNYQQQNNHQSNRGSSNRHRKYKKEIDVQHITECFREIGGMEDTLKELCEMFIHIKSPDFYFQLGLMPSRGILLHGPPGCGKTFLARAISGQLKMPLLEVPATELVGGISGESEERIREVFEQAVSFSPCVLFIDEIDAIAGDRQHAAKDMNRRIVSQLISSLDNMRMNELGHSVIVIAATTRPDVLDPGLRRIGRFDHEFALRIPTRKERREILRLQCETLTVDPKLNYDKIAELTPGYVGADLMALVCRAAHVAVKNRSLKKFRELHKANELNMTTVTLDDDEEAADRVSEKEVDVKPKGDADKEEDVEMKIKADGEKEEKEKEKVEKEAGAEGDKEENKEEEKEEVEIVVAAETKSPQKAAPKNDNEKDKSNDKEEEMAAKTETEASKEAAPTNGKIKKSTDSKMEVDEKEDEDEKENDPSKESSSENEYYEPTLAELTNFLDNPPDDFSDPNFCLTLADFLEAIKGMQPSAKREGFVTVPDTTWEDIGALHDIREELKLAVLAPVKYPDMLERLGLTAPSGVLLCGPPGCGKTLLAKAIANEAGINFISVKGPELMNMYVGESERAVRACFQRARNSAPCVIFFDEFDSLCPKRSEGGDGNNSGTRIVNQLLTEMDGVEERKGVYILAATNRPDIIDPAILRPGRLDTILYVGLPEESERADILKATTKNGKRPLLADDVNLDKIAAQTEGYTGADLAGLVKQASMFALRQSLNDGNTNLDDLCVRNKHFKEALLQLRPSVNEQDRKIYNKLREKYAAPRVPIFNNK is encoded by the exons ATGACCAAGGAGTTGATGAACACATATCCGGACTATAGGCGTCGCAAATTTGGTCCCTTCAAGCAATTGGTGCATCAGG CTTTCTCCATCATCTCGGAAAGCTATTGCTTGGACAAGGTGGAAAGCTCTGACGAAGGCACTTCCAGCCAGGACTCCGAGGTCCAACCCACCACAAACAACAGTGTCATGAGCAATATGATGAATAGTTTGTATTCACAAGACCGGAAGCCGGCATTTAAAACATTCAGTGAACCCATTGATATATCTAGTGGAGATGAAGACCTCCGTAACATCGAATCAAAGAACTTAAATGGCGACAGTTTCGCTAAGACTGTGGATGAAGTTACGGGTCCAAATGTGCCTCCTGTTTTGACTGCGTCTGCatcgggagcagcagcagtagcagcaccTACGCAGGGCAACGCGTTGAAGCGCTTAATGAGCGATCAGCCAGAGATGCCGGTGGTTGCCAAGAAAG CAGCCAAGCCGAATGTCATTCAGGGCAGTGTTGGTAACGATGCCACAGTCCCAAAGCCTGTGAATAAGGCACTCAAGTCTGTCTATAGCGATTCTGCTGTTAATTCGGGCAAGTCCAATTACCAGCAGCAGAATAATCATCAATCGAATCGAGGCTCCTCCAACCGACACCGTAAGTACAAAAAAGAGATAGATGTGCAGCACATCACGGAGTGTTTCCGCGAAATTGGCGGCATGGAGGATACGCTTAAGGAGCTTTGCGAGATGTTCATACACATTAAGTCGCCGGATTTCTATTTTCAATTGGGACTGATGCCCTCGAGGGGTATCCTGCTGCACGGACCACCCGGCTGCGGCAAGACCTTTCTGGCCCGTGCCATAAGTGGA CAACTGAAGATGCCGCTGCTTGAAGTGCCGGCCACTGAGCTAGTTGGTGGCATATCCGGTGAGTCCGAGGAGCGCATACGCGAGGTCTTTGAACAGGCCGTGTCCTTTTCGCcttgtgttttgtttattgATGAGATCGATGCCATTGCCGGTGACCGCCAACACGCTGCCAAGGACATGAATCGCCGCATTGTATCGCAGCTGATAAGCAGCTTGGATAACATGAGGATGAACGAGCTTGGCCATTCAGTGATAGTGATTGCTGCCACCACGCGTCCTGATGTCCTAGATCCCGGCCTGCGTCGTATCGGTCGCTTCGATCACGAATTTGCTTTACGCATACCGACGCGCAAGGAGCGGCGCGAGATCCTCCGTCTTCAGTGCGAAACCTTGACCGTTGATCCCAAACTGAACTATGACAAGATAGCTGAGCTAACACCAGGTTATGTGGGCGCCGATCTAATGGCCCTCGTTTGCCGTGCCGCCCACGTGGCCGTGAAGAATAGGTCCCTGAAGAAGTTCCGGGAACTGCACAAGGCCAATGAGCTGAATATGACCACTGTCACGCTGGATGACGATGAGGAGGCAGCGGACAGAGTTTCCGAAAAGGAAGTGGATGTAAAGCCAAAGGGTGACGCGGATAAGGAGGAAGACGTCGAAATGAAAATCAAAGCTGATGGCGAGaaggaggaaaaggaaaaagagaAGGTCGAAAAGGAAGCCGGAGCTGAGGGCGATAAGGAGGAAAATAAGgaagaggagaaggaggaggtcGAAATAGTAGTCGCAGCTGAAACCAAGAGTCCCCAAAAGGCAGCGCCAAAGAATGACAATGAAAAAGATAAATCTAATGATAAGGAGGAGGAGATGGCAGCTAAAACCGAAACTGAAGCTTCCAAGGAGGCCGCGCCGACTAATGgcaaaataaagaaatcaaCGGACTCTAAAATGGAGGTGGATGAGAAGGAGGACGAAGATGAGAAGGAGAACGATCCTTCCAAGGAGAGCTCCTCCGAAAACGAATATTACGAGCCTACACTGGCTGAGCTAACCAACTTTCTAGACAATCCCCCCGACGACTTCTCCGATCCAAACTTCTGCCTCACCCTGGCCGACTTCCTGGAAGCCATCAAGGGAATGCAGCCATCCGCCAAGCGTGAGGGCTTCGTTACAGTGCCGGACACTACTTGGGAGGATATTGGAGCCTTGCACGATATTCGCGAAGAGCTGAAGCTAGCTGTGCTGGCGCCGGTCAAATATCCGGACATGCTGGAACGCCTCGGACTGACCGCTCCTTCTGGAGTCTTGCTCTGCGGTCCGCCGGGATGCGGCAAAACTCTCTTGGCCAAGGCCATTGCCAATGAGGCTGGCATTAACTTTATATCGGTGAAGGGTCCAGAGCTGATGAATATG TATGTGGGTGAGAGCGAGCGTGCTGTGCGCGCCTGCTTCCAACGTGCCAGGAACTCGGCCCCCTGCGTCATCTTCTTCGACGAGTTCGACTCGCTCTGTCCCAAGCGTTCCGAAGGCGGCGATGGCAACAACTCAGGGACACGCATTGTCAACCAACTGCTGACGGAAATGGATGGCGTGGAGGAGCGCAAGGGTGTTTACATTTTGGCGGCCACCAATAGACCCGATATAATCGATCCAGCCATTCTGCGTCCAGGTCGTTTGGACACAATTCTCTATGTGGGCCTACCAGAGGAAAGCGAGCGTGCCGATATTCTAAAAGCCACCACAAAG aacgGAAAGCGTCCTTTGCTGGCTGATGATGTGAATCTCGACAAGATTGCTGCACAAACTGAAGGCTACACTGGTGCCGACTTGGCGGGATTGGTTAAGCAGGCTTCCATGTTCGCCCTGCGTCAATCTCTGAACGATGGCAACACAAACCTTGACGATTTGTGTGTGCGAAACAAGCATTTCAAAGAGGCTCTACTTCAGCTTCGCCCCTCAGTTAATGAACAG GATCGCAAGATCTACAACAAACTGCGCGAGAAATACGCTGCACCCAGGGTGCCAATCTTCAATAATAAGTAA
- the smid gene encoding nuclear valosin-containing protein-like isoform X2 has product MEKTKPLLHDTLISNRVKKYLEEHVGETYLDIKQMTKELMNTYPDYRRRKFGPFKQLVHQAFSIISESYCLDKVESSDEGTSSQDSEVQPTTNNSVMSNMMNSLYSQDRKPAFKTFSEPIDISSGDEDLRNIESKNLNGDSFAKTVDEVTGPNVPPVLTASASGAAAVAAPTQGNALKRLMSDQPEMPVVAKKAKPNVIQGSVGNDATVPKPVNKALKSVYSDSAVNSGKSNYQQQNNHQSNRGSSNRHRKYKKEIDVQHITECFREIGGMEDTLKELCEMFIHIKSPDFYFQLGLMPSRGILLHGPPGCGKTFLARAISGQLKMPLLEVPATELVGGISGESEERIREVFEQAVSFSPCVLFIDEIDAIAGDRQHAAKDMNRRIVSQLISSLDNMRMNELGHSVIVIAATTRPDVLDPGLRRIGRFDHEFALRIPTRKERREILRLQCETLTVDPKLNYDKIAELTPGYVGADLMALVCRAAHVAVKNRSLKKFRELHKANELNMTTVTLDDDEEAADRVSEKEVDVKPKGDADKEEDVEMKIKADGEKEEKEKEKVEKEAGAEGDKEENKEEEKEEVEIVVAAETKSPQKAAPKNDNEKDKSNDKEEEMAAKTETEASKEAAPTNGKIKKSTDSKMEVDEKEDEDEKENDPSKESSSENEYYEPTLAELTNFLDNPPDDFSDPNFCLTLADFLEAIKGMQPSAKREGFVTVPDTTWEDIGALHDIREELKLAVLAPVKYPDMLERLGLTAPSGVLLCGPPGCGKTLLAKAIANEAGINFISVKGPELMNMYVGESERAVRACFQRARNSAPCVIFFDEFDSLCPKRSEGGDGNNSGTRIVNQLLTEMDGVEERKGVYILAATNRPDIIDPAILRPGRLDTILYVGLPEESERADILKATTKNGKRPLLADDVNLDKIAAQTEGYTGADLAGLVKQASMFALRQSLNDGNTNLDDLCVRNKHFKEALLQLRPSVNEQDRKIYNKLREKYAAPRVPIFNNK; this is encoded by the exons ATGGAGAAGACCAAGCCATTGCTGCATGACACTTTGATATCGAACCGCGTCAAGAAG TACCTCGAGGAGCACGTCGGCGAGACCTACCTGGATATAAAGCAGATGACCAAGGAGTTGATGAACACATATCCGGACTATAGGCGTCGCAAATTTGGTCCCTTCAAGCAATTGGTGCATCAGG CTTTCTCCATCATCTCGGAAAGCTATTGCTTGGACAAGGTGGAAAGCTCTGACGAAGGCACTTCCAGCCAGGACTCCGAGGTCCAACCCACCACAAACAACAGTGTCATGAGCAATATGATGAATAGTTTGTATTCACAAGACCGGAAGCCGGCATTTAAAACATTCAGTGAACCCATTGATATATCTAGTGGAGATGAAGACCTCCGTAACATCGAATCAAAGAACTTAAATGGCGACAGTTTCGCTAAGACTGTGGATGAAGTTACGGGTCCAAATGTGCCTCCTGTTTTGACTGCGTCTGCatcgggagcagcagcagtagcagcaccTACGCAGGGCAACGCGTTGAAGCGCTTAATGAGCGATCAGCCAGAGATGCCGGTGGTTGCCAAGAAAG CCAAGCCGAATGTCATTCAGGGCAGTGTTGGTAACGATGCCACAGTCCCAAAGCCTGTGAATAAGGCACTCAAGTCTGTCTATAGCGATTCTGCTGTTAATTCGGGCAAGTCCAATTACCAGCAGCAGAATAATCATCAATCGAATCGAGGCTCCTCCAACCGACACCGTAAGTACAAAAAAGAGATAGATGTGCAGCACATCACGGAGTGTTTCCGCGAAATTGGCGGCATGGAGGATACGCTTAAGGAGCTTTGCGAGATGTTCATACACATTAAGTCGCCGGATTTCTATTTTCAATTGGGACTGATGCCCTCGAGGGGTATCCTGCTGCACGGACCACCCGGCTGCGGCAAGACCTTTCTGGCCCGTGCCATAAGTGGA CAACTGAAGATGCCGCTGCTTGAAGTGCCGGCCACTGAGCTAGTTGGTGGCATATCCGGTGAGTCCGAGGAGCGCATACGCGAGGTCTTTGAACAGGCCGTGTCCTTTTCGCcttgtgttttgtttattgATGAGATCGATGCCATTGCCGGTGACCGCCAACACGCTGCCAAGGACATGAATCGCCGCATTGTATCGCAGCTGATAAGCAGCTTGGATAACATGAGGATGAACGAGCTTGGCCATTCAGTGATAGTGATTGCTGCCACCACGCGTCCTGATGTCCTAGATCCCGGCCTGCGTCGTATCGGTCGCTTCGATCACGAATTTGCTTTACGCATACCGACGCGCAAGGAGCGGCGCGAGATCCTCCGTCTTCAGTGCGAAACCTTGACCGTTGATCCCAAACTGAACTATGACAAGATAGCTGAGCTAACACCAGGTTATGTGGGCGCCGATCTAATGGCCCTCGTTTGCCGTGCCGCCCACGTGGCCGTGAAGAATAGGTCCCTGAAGAAGTTCCGGGAACTGCACAAGGCCAATGAGCTGAATATGACCACTGTCACGCTGGATGACGATGAGGAGGCAGCGGACAGAGTTTCCGAAAAGGAAGTGGATGTAAAGCCAAAGGGTGACGCGGATAAGGAGGAAGACGTCGAAATGAAAATCAAAGCTGATGGCGAGaaggaggaaaaggaaaaagagaAGGTCGAAAAGGAAGCCGGAGCTGAGGGCGATAAGGAGGAAAATAAGgaagaggagaaggaggaggtcGAAATAGTAGTCGCAGCTGAAACCAAGAGTCCCCAAAAGGCAGCGCCAAAGAATGACAATGAAAAAGATAAATCTAATGATAAGGAGGAGGAGATGGCAGCTAAAACCGAAACTGAAGCTTCCAAGGAGGCCGCGCCGACTAATGgcaaaataaagaaatcaaCGGACTCTAAAATGGAGGTGGATGAGAAGGAGGACGAAGATGAGAAGGAGAACGATCCTTCCAAGGAGAGCTCCTCCGAAAACGAATATTACGAGCCTACACTGGCTGAGCTAACCAACTTTCTAGACAATCCCCCCGACGACTTCTCCGATCCAAACTTCTGCCTCACCCTGGCCGACTTCCTGGAAGCCATCAAGGGAATGCAGCCATCCGCCAAGCGTGAGGGCTTCGTTACAGTGCCGGACACTACTTGGGAGGATATTGGAGCCTTGCACGATATTCGCGAAGAGCTGAAGCTAGCTGTGCTGGCGCCGGTCAAATATCCGGACATGCTGGAACGCCTCGGACTGACCGCTCCTTCTGGAGTCTTGCTCTGCGGTCCGCCGGGATGCGGCAAAACTCTCTTGGCCAAGGCCATTGCCAATGAGGCTGGCATTAACTTTATATCGGTGAAGGGTCCAGAGCTGATGAATATG TATGTGGGTGAGAGCGAGCGTGCTGTGCGCGCCTGCTTCCAACGTGCCAGGAACTCGGCCCCCTGCGTCATCTTCTTCGACGAGTTCGACTCGCTCTGTCCCAAGCGTTCCGAAGGCGGCGATGGCAACAACTCAGGGACACGCATTGTCAACCAACTGCTGACGGAAATGGATGGCGTGGAGGAGCGCAAGGGTGTTTACATTTTGGCGGCCACCAATAGACCCGATATAATCGATCCAGCCATTCTGCGTCCAGGTCGTTTGGACACAATTCTCTATGTGGGCCTACCAGAGGAAAGCGAGCGTGCCGATATTCTAAAAGCCACCACAAAG aacgGAAAGCGTCCTTTGCTGGCTGATGATGTGAATCTCGACAAGATTGCTGCACAAACTGAAGGCTACACTGGTGCCGACTTGGCGGGATTGGTTAAGCAGGCTTCCATGTTCGCCCTGCGTCAATCTCTGAACGATGGCAACACAAACCTTGACGATTTGTGTGTGCGAAACAAGCATTTCAAAGAGGCTCTACTTCAGCTTCGCCCCTCAGTTAATGAACAG GATCGCAAGATCTACAACAAACTGCGCGAGAAATACGCTGCACCCAGGGTGCCAATCTTCAATAATAAGTAA
- the smid gene encoding nuclear valosin-containing protein-like isoform X1: protein MEKTKPLLHDTLISNRVKKYLEEHVGETYLDIKQMTKELMNTYPDYRRRKFGPFKQLVHQAFSIISESYCLDKVESSDEGTSSQDSEVQPTTNNSVMSNMMNSLYSQDRKPAFKTFSEPIDISSGDEDLRNIESKNLNGDSFAKTVDEVTGPNVPPVLTASASGAAAVAAPTQGNALKRLMSDQPEMPVVAKKAAKPNVIQGSVGNDATVPKPVNKALKSVYSDSAVNSGKSNYQQQNNHQSNRGSSNRHRKYKKEIDVQHITECFREIGGMEDTLKELCEMFIHIKSPDFYFQLGLMPSRGILLHGPPGCGKTFLARAISGQLKMPLLEVPATELVGGISGESEERIREVFEQAVSFSPCVLFIDEIDAIAGDRQHAAKDMNRRIVSQLISSLDNMRMNELGHSVIVIAATTRPDVLDPGLRRIGRFDHEFALRIPTRKERREILRLQCETLTVDPKLNYDKIAELTPGYVGADLMALVCRAAHVAVKNRSLKKFRELHKANELNMTTVTLDDDEEAADRVSEKEVDVKPKGDADKEEDVEMKIKADGEKEEKEKEKVEKEAGAEGDKEENKEEEKEEVEIVVAAETKSPQKAAPKNDNEKDKSNDKEEEMAAKTETEASKEAAPTNGKIKKSTDSKMEVDEKEDEDEKENDPSKESSSENEYYEPTLAELTNFLDNPPDDFSDPNFCLTLADFLEAIKGMQPSAKREGFVTVPDTTWEDIGALHDIREELKLAVLAPVKYPDMLERLGLTAPSGVLLCGPPGCGKTLLAKAIANEAGINFISVKGPELMNMYVGESERAVRACFQRARNSAPCVIFFDEFDSLCPKRSEGGDGNNSGTRIVNQLLTEMDGVEERKGVYILAATNRPDIIDPAILRPGRLDTILYVGLPEESERADILKATTKNGKRPLLADDVNLDKIAAQTEGYTGADLAGLVKQASMFALRQSLNDGNTNLDDLCVRNKHFKEALLQLRPSVNEQDRKIYNKLREKYAAPRVPIFNNK from the exons ATGGAGAAGACCAAGCCATTGCTGCATGACACTTTGATATCGAACCGCGTCAAGAAG TACCTCGAGGAGCACGTCGGCGAGACCTACCTGGATATAAAGCAGATGACCAAGGAGTTGATGAACACATATCCGGACTATAGGCGTCGCAAATTTGGTCCCTTCAAGCAATTGGTGCATCAGG CTTTCTCCATCATCTCGGAAAGCTATTGCTTGGACAAGGTGGAAAGCTCTGACGAAGGCACTTCCAGCCAGGACTCCGAGGTCCAACCCACCACAAACAACAGTGTCATGAGCAATATGATGAATAGTTTGTATTCACAAGACCGGAAGCCGGCATTTAAAACATTCAGTGAACCCATTGATATATCTAGTGGAGATGAAGACCTCCGTAACATCGAATCAAAGAACTTAAATGGCGACAGTTTCGCTAAGACTGTGGATGAAGTTACGGGTCCAAATGTGCCTCCTGTTTTGACTGCGTCTGCatcgggagcagcagcagtagcagcaccTACGCAGGGCAACGCGTTGAAGCGCTTAATGAGCGATCAGCCAGAGATGCCGGTGGTTGCCAAGAAAG CAGCCAAGCCGAATGTCATTCAGGGCAGTGTTGGTAACGATGCCACAGTCCCAAAGCCTGTGAATAAGGCACTCAAGTCTGTCTATAGCGATTCTGCTGTTAATTCGGGCAAGTCCAATTACCAGCAGCAGAATAATCATCAATCGAATCGAGGCTCCTCCAACCGACACCGTAAGTACAAAAAAGAGATAGATGTGCAGCACATCACGGAGTGTTTCCGCGAAATTGGCGGCATGGAGGATACGCTTAAGGAGCTTTGCGAGATGTTCATACACATTAAGTCGCCGGATTTCTATTTTCAATTGGGACTGATGCCCTCGAGGGGTATCCTGCTGCACGGACCACCCGGCTGCGGCAAGACCTTTCTGGCCCGTGCCATAAGTGGA CAACTGAAGATGCCGCTGCTTGAAGTGCCGGCCACTGAGCTAGTTGGTGGCATATCCGGTGAGTCCGAGGAGCGCATACGCGAGGTCTTTGAACAGGCCGTGTCCTTTTCGCcttgtgttttgtttattgATGAGATCGATGCCATTGCCGGTGACCGCCAACACGCTGCCAAGGACATGAATCGCCGCATTGTATCGCAGCTGATAAGCAGCTTGGATAACATGAGGATGAACGAGCTTGGCCATTCAGTGATAGTGATTGCTGCCACCACGCGTCCTGATGTCCTAGATCCCGGCCTGCGTCGTATCGGTCGCTTCGATCACGAATTTGCTTTACGCATACCGACGCGCAAGGAGCGGCGCGAGATCCTCCGTCTTCAGTGCGAAACCTTGACCGTTGATCCCAAACTGAACTATGACAAGATAGCTGAGCTAACACCAGGTTATGTGGGCGCCGATCTAATGGCCCTCGTTTGCCGTGCCGCCCACGTGGCCGTGAAGAATAGGTCCCTGAAGAAGTTCCGGGAACTGCACAAGGCCAATGAGCTGAATATGACCACTGTCACGCTGGATGACGATGAGGAGGCAGCGGACAGAGTTTCCGAAAAGGAAGTGGATGTAAAGCCAAAGGGTGACGCGGATAAGGAGGAAGACGTCGAAATGAAAATCAAAGCTGATGGCGAGaaggaggaaaaggaaaaagagaAGGTCGAAAAGGAAGCCGGAGCTGAGGGCGATAAGGAGGAAAATAAGgaagaggagaaggaggaggtcGAAATAGTAGTCGCAGCTGAAACCAAGAGTCCCCAAAAGGCAGCGCCAAAGAATGACAATGAAAAAGATAAATCTAATGATAAGGAGGAGGAGATGGCAGCTAAAACCGAAACTGAAGCTTCCAAGGAGGCCGCGCCGACTAATGgcaaaataaagaaatcaaCGGACTCTAAAATGGAGGTGGATGAGAAGGAGGACGAAGATGAGAAGGAGAACGATCCTTCCAAGGAGAGCTCCTCCGAAAACGAATATTACGAGCCTACACTGGCTGAGCTAACCAACTTTCTAGACAATCCCCCCGACGACTTCTCCGATCCAAACTTCTGCCTCACCCTGGCCGACTTCCTGGAAGCCATCAAGGGAATGCAGCCATCCGCCAAGCGTGAGGGCTTCGTTACAGTGCCGGACACTACTTGGGAGGATATTGGAGCCTTGCACGATATTCGCGAAGAGCTGAAGCTAGCTGTGCTGGCGCCGGTCAAATATCCGGACATGCTGGAACGCCTCGGACTGACCGCTCCTTCTGGAGTCTTGCTCTGCGGTCCGCCGGGATGCGGCAAAACTCTCTTGGCCAAGGCCATTGCCAATGAGGCTGGCATTAACTTTATATCGGTGAAGGGTCCAGAGCTGATGAATATG TATGTGGGTGAGAGCGAGCGTGCTGTGCGCGCCTGCTTCCAACGTGCCAGGAACTCGGCCCCCTGCGTCATCTTCTTCGACGAGTTCGACTCGCTCTGTCCCAAGCGTTCCGAAGGCGGCGATGGCAACAACTCAGGGACACGCATTGTCAACCAACTGCTGACGGAAATGGATGGCGTGGAGGAGCGCAAGGGTGTTTACATTTTGGCGGCCACCAATAGACCCGATATAATCGATCCAGCCATTCTGCGTCCAGGTCGTTTGGACACAATTCTCTATGTGGGCCTACCAGAGGAAAGCGAGCGTGCCGATATTCTAAAAGCCACCACAAAG aacgGAAAGCGTCCTTTGCTGGCTGATGATGTGAATCTCGACAAGATTGCTGCACAAACTGAAGGCTACACTGGTGCCGACTTGGCGGGATTGGTTAAGCAGGCTTCCATGTTCGCCCTGCGTCAATCTCTGAACGATGGCAACACAAACCTTGACGATTTGTGTGTGCGAAACAAGCATTTCAAAGAGGCTCTACTTCAGCTTCGCCCCTCAGTTAATGAACAG GATCGCAAGATCTACAACAAACTGCGCGAGAAATACGCTGCACCCAGGGTGCCAATCTTCAATAATAAGTAA
- the SMSr gene encoding ceramide phosphoethanolamine synthase, which produces MCDGEICEPVTQPRSEGGGGGSSGASEQELRVPYIDKQPGEIHLTNGGTPATPTPVQVDPLQVAHWAVEDVTSWAIQTDHFSKILLDCLRLEAVDGEVLLSLTEDDVRDMRYRLGYKLTFGELKKFWIAVLRLQLLVKNSSADSVLLGIESHGGHSVYLPLATSAGPPSSSTCPCPQPECPSTVSDCDTYMRMGGRYVTPEYFKTAMSLAYSFVVTWITSFVMVIVHERVPDMKRYPPLPDIFLDNVPHIPWAFNMCEITGTLLFTVWVVVLIFHKYRMVLLRRFFALAGTVFLLRCVTMLITSLSVPGTHLQCSQKDFAVDDPNVDMVGALIIRMTRAYRIWSGLGMSIQGVRTCGDYMFSGHTVALTLLNFFITEYTPRNLYFLHTLTWLLNMFGIFFILAAHEHYSIDVFVAFYITSRLFLYYHTLANNRALMQSDSKRTRIWFPMFSYFESSVDGMVPNEYDTPGSLIDGIIDQIFWIKDQVIITIKRIWVDAHSPLSSKSSIQIFGSDSNECVHNTTTFFSPVPSASGGLNNAAATGTATTAPVSPKSQAQGKAFRDISVDPLSRTTFAAPSPSDANSQSVAKDTPLKQKKVL; this is translated from the exons ATGTGCGACGGTGAAATTTGCGAGCCAGTGACTCAGCCACGTTCCgagggcggcggcggtggatcGTCCGGAGCGTCGGAGCAGGAACTGCGGGTGCCCTACATCGATAAACAGCCCGGCGAGATCCACCTGACCAACGGTGGAACACCTGCAACGCCGACCCCAGTGCAGGTGGATCCCCTCCAGGTAGCCCACTGGGCCGTGGAGGACGTGACCAGCTGGGCCATTCAAACCGATCACTTCTCGAAAATCTTACTTGATTGCCTGCGCCTGGAGGCCGTCGACGGTGAGGTCCTGCTCTCCCTCACCGAGGACGACGTCCGGGACATGCGCTACCGCCTGGGATACAAGCTCACCTTTGGCGAACTGAAAAAGTTCTGGATTGCGGTGCTGCGACTCCAGCTGCTGGTGAAGAACAGCTCTGCGGATTCCGTGTTGCTGGGCATCGAGAGCCACGGCGGCCATTCCGTTTACCTGCCGCTGGCCACATCCGCTGGACCGCCTTCCTCCTCAACGTGTCCCTGCCCGCAGCCCGAGTGCCCCAGCACAGTGTCCGACTGCGATACTTACATGCGCATGGGCGGACGCTATGTGACGCCCGAGTACTTCAAGACCGCCATGAGCTTAG CCTATTCGTTCGTGGTTACCTGGATAACGTCATTCGTCATGGTGATCGTGCACGAGCGAGTGCCGGACATGAAGCGTTATCCCCCGCTACCCGATATCTTCCTGGATAATGTACCCCACATCCCGTGGGCGTTCAACATGTGCGAAATCACCGGAACTCTGCTATTTACCGTATGGGTTGTAGTTCTGATCTTCCACAAGTACCGCATGGTGCTTTTGAGACGCTTCTTCGCCCTGGCGGGCACGGTTTTCCTGCTGCGCTGCGTCACCATGCTGATCACCTCGCTAAGTGTGCCGGGAACGCATCTGCAGTGCAGCCAGAAAGACTTTGCCGTCGATGATCCCAATGTGGACATGGTGGGCGCATTGATCATTCGGATGACGCGCGCCTATCGCATCTGGAGCGGCCTGGGCATGTCCATACAGGGAGTGCGCACCTGTGGCGATTACATGTTCAGCGGTCACACGGTGGCACTCACCCTGCTCAACTTTTTTATCACAGAGT ATACCCCGCGGAATTTGTACTTTCTGCACACGCTCACCTGGCTGCTCAACATGTTTGGCATCTTTTTCATCCTGGCCGCCCACGAGCACTACTCCATCGATGTGTTTGTGGCCTTTTACATCACATCGAGGCTGTTTCTTTATTACCATACTTTGGCCAACAATCGG GCTCTCATGCAAAGCGACTCAAAGCGGACGCGAATTTGGTTTCCCATGTTCAGCTACTTTGAGAGCAGCGTCGATGGGATGGTGCCCAACGAATATGATACGCCCGGCTCACTTATCGATGGCATCATAGATCAGATATTCTGGATCAAGGATCAAGTTATCATAACCATAAAACGCATCTGGGTAGATGCTCATTCTCCCCTGTCCTCCAAGTCATCGATTCAGATCTTTGGCTCGGATTCTAATGAATGTGTGCACAACACAACCACCTTCTTTAGTCCAGTACCTTCGGCATCTGGTGGCCTCAACAATGCGGCAGCTACTGGCACGGCCACAACAGCGCCGGTGTCGCCAAAGAGTCAGGCGCAAGGGAAGGCCTTCAGGGACATCAGCGTGGATCCATTATCCAGGACGACATTCGCCGCCCCTTCCCCTTCCGACGCTAACTCGCAGTCGGTCGCCAAGGATACGCCGCTAAAGCAGAAGAAGGTGCTCTGA